The Amaranthus tricolor cultivar Red isolate AtriRed21 chromosome 2, ASM2621246v1, whole genome shotgun sequence genome contains the following window.
TGGCTCCTATACATGTTCTTGCATTTGGAGCTGTCCAGTTTAGTGCACTGCAATACATTCACAACAAATCTTGATCAATATGTTAAGGGTAGGTCATATGCAATGGCGGATTTAGAGTGATGTCGTTAACATCActtaaattcaaaacaaaatcaaatattacttGTAAATATACCTTAGATGAGTTGGTTAGTATATTGTCTTCCACACATGTGACCAAGGATCAAATCCAATAGGTGCATTTTACTTAAATTGACATCACTCTAAATCCACCACTAGTCATGTGCATTATTTCAGTGAAGTCAAAGATTCATAGTTCtttaattttggattataacgaactatattaaaattgttaaattaagtatataacatatcctaaagCCTTAATtgtcaacttaaacttttgtttAAATTGATGCCTTGACAGAATGTTCACGGGTTTAAATCTCATGTACCCCTCATTTCGAGCTGAAGGGAACACATGTGAGTGttatagtatataacatatcctggagtctcaaccattagcttaagttgTTGGTTgatgaattggttccttgatatggtatcagaagccagtgtgacaagaggtcacaggttcgaatctcaaccactcctcatttaaagtggaatattcaacgTCAGGTATGGCCCAAAgggctcttgtgtgaggggacgagttagagtatataacatatcatgaggccacaaccattagcttaagttgttcgttgagttggtttcttaacaGTGAGGGGGAGTGTAAGAGTATTGAACATATCTTAAGGCctcatcagtttaagcttttggtcaACGTTcgatatatgttatatactctaatataaATGACTTGTTAAATTATACATAGTtatgcactttttatttatgtgaaattgcaGATAATACGTGACGGGTCAATAACAAAAATTGTATTAAATGAGGAAGGATTAGATCAAGCTAACGAACTTACTTCATATGATCCGGGGATACTCCTTGAAAAAACACTTTGGTTTTAGTAGATTTCAAATTCAAGTCTACCCATCTAACCCAAGTCTTCAATCCCTTCTCATATGCAACAAGTCTATCCATGTCTTTGTACTTCTTATCTCCATCTAATATAAGATCCCACCTAATACACAAACAATTAACCAACAAATTTGACAAAAATGTGTTACTAGCATAATTAAAGGCATGGATCATCAACCATCAGCATAAGTTATTGGTTCAGTTGATTCTGCGACATTAGCTAGCAGTACTTACGGTTGTTTTCTTCCGGTATGAAGCCACCAATGCCAAGAGTTGAAGATTAAAATGTCAAAACCCTTCCAAGAATTCCCTTGGCTTACTGAATTGAGAACCAATACCCTTCTAACATCTTCTTTTACAACCTTTATAAGAAAACCATCTCTTAATAGCATCAAAGAAGTATTGTATGCCTGCATACATGCATATAATCAATTAAGTGTTATTAATAACGTTGTTTGTTCTATTTAATTTGCTACATTTATTTCTGTAATGTGAAAGATAACGAATAGGAGGGGGAGTACtaatcaaaacaatatttaatgtTGCAGGGATAAATATGAAGTGTTGGATATGAAGACTCTCAAAATGATGAAAAATCAGGCTTAAATTGTGAGTGGATCCAACTGGCTCCTTTGTCCGTAAGTAAAGGCACtaacatttttgaaaatatataagTTTGCAAGGAAACGTTGAGGATCGAACTCGGGACCAAAGGTTGCACATAAGCTAATAACTAGCTTAAATGCcaataaaaataactaacaTCTCAGATAGTCGATAAAGCCAATTAAAAAAGTCAACAACCAACAGTCAAGAACTATTTGTCAAGCCCACCCACCCACCCACCCacacatcatcatcataattgtactcagtgtattccgctcattGGTTATGATTACGGTCTGGGGAGAAAaaaagacgacaactcataccaaAGAGTCTCTCAACTCAGAAAAAATCCTTATTAAAATCCTCAGAAAAAGAAGTGCATGCAACGAAAATGACTCACACCATAGTGTTTCATTATAAATTCTTTCATTATTTGTGCATGAACAAAATAAGGGTGAGTGGATATCATAGAATTGCAAGTTGCAACAAACAAGTAAGCAAAACTAACAGGGAAAGTGAACTCAGAGAGGGCCTCAGTCCTGGTTAACTTGTAATGAGATTGTGGCACAGCTGTGTGGAGCATGCAAGCCAGAGATTGCCATTGATTAAGGCTTATGGAATCTCCTACAAATAGTAATCTTTTCCCTCTTAATCTTCTCAAAAAATGAGCACCATCAAACCTACACAATTTTTATGTAACAAAACCTCAATATTAGTTTGATAAATTTGTCATTGGACGTGTACACGCATAAAAGAAGAGTTGACTGCACACAAGCCTAATGATGCTCCATCCTAAAACAAACTAGTTCgttttatatgagaccgtctcactgtgaaacgacctcaaaacaaaaaactcataAGCTAAGTTTCtatattgggctatttagcccaaATATGGGGgacacggtgagaccgtctcatacaagaatttatgaaaattttcgATGTGAAatcacatgtgggttattttttCAAAGTAGTTcatattttaatgttttctaATCATAATTTAAGATCAAGGATAGCGTAAATACTGACATGTCTATTGTATAGTTGTACTACGTCTCAAAGATATGTCCTACCTTTTAATTAAagtgtattattttattaaaaaggaATATTTCCTTTGTCTTTAAAAAATTGTCATAATTATATAttgcacaaagattaagaaGCGATATGTATTTAAATCGTATAGatgatattaaaaaagaattaaaatgagTGGGTGAGAATAAACGAAAGGAGACGAGAACATTTGCATAAAAGGAAATTATAGCACAGTAAAAGGAACGGACTAAAACAATTATAGTATTCTCTAAGAAATGGAAAGAGTATATCTTGAGAATTATAGATTGGTTTaaagttttttcttttaattacaCAATATAATAACAAGAGTTTAATtctcaatcataaaaaaatataatttctacTTCCCTCGTACGTTGGAAATTCTTAAATCTTACCGGAAATCAAAAGGCATAATCTTTGGGACGGAAGCggaagtttaatttttaaaattattacttcAAGCAGTTATTATATTCAtgttacataatattatattttaactattattattattattattattaaattaaatctcTAATTTTAAGAAGGAagttaacatataaaataaCATTTCATTGAGAATTGAATTCGAAACCttttttaaaaagtgtaattgttcttcaactAAGATAAAATCTAATTCTTGGGTTTTAGAATTTATACATACACAATTTTACTCATATTaataaatacttaaaagattattttcaattgaccCTTAATAGCAAACATAATCTGGGACTTATAAAAATACATGATTATTACCTTGGTAAGTGACATTCAAAAGGGTCCCATCTAAACTTAAGATAGTTAGAATCCGGTCTTCCATTCATCTTACAACCAAATTGTTTCTCTAAGAAAGGACACTCAATTGCTTCATACAAAGGATATGAACTATCATACACCCAACTTCCATTATAAATATCACATGATTTGCTCATAATCATGTGATCTTCCTTTGTAGTAATATTTTTGATCCTTTGTCCTTCTCCCTTGTCGACGACGTCGATTCTCTTTTGGTAATGATCCTCATTTGTTGATGCAAAAATAGGTGTAGCCCTATTTACTACCATAACCATTTGTAGAAGCAAagagatgatgtagatgttcaTTGATAGCAGAGTGTTTCCCATGTTGAGAATTTTTTTGAGTTGGTTATGACTTGAAAATGGTGTGAACTTGGTGTTTATATTAGAAACCGCACAATACTAGAGGTGGTTAAGcttttaaaaatagaattagaaaaaaacaaatttttaagtGGGACGGTTTTATATATAGATTATGTTTATTGGGCTAATTTATGTATATTAATTTAGTGTGTTAAAGTGAATAGTTACAATTTTAGagtgattaattagagaaatgaGTTAATTATATGAATGTGCTTGTCTCATGATGAAATGTTCTCATACTAGACGAACTGATTAGAAAAAGGATTAGTGGGTATATAAGGAAATTTCAGCTCGTctttaacattataagtgatcactttaaaacaaaaAGTGTGTATTGAGTCAGCCTAATAAAAATGGTCTCACTGTGAAATcgtcttatttaagaattagtgagaAAATTTTGACAAATTAATTATGAGGTTAAATGACTTTGGAATAATTCGGAGTTAGTTGTTTGAATAGATGTTAAGTTGTATATAGTTATGTTATGATTGTGAATGTATATGTATTTAACGTTCGTgttaatcaattttttataactcGAGTATTATGGGCTCAGCTTGCACACATGACACACCAATAACTCCAGGGATCCTGATATTTATGACAAGGAAATCTACAATGGCCTTAAGGATACTAAAACATGTGACTTCTAGAATACTCAAATGGCCCGTTTGGtatatggtattagagggcggtaaaggtaataaaattaagtaataaaaaatttggttgtttggatgccttcaatggtaatggatagtaataaaataaggtaataaaattaccaaaaagggccatttttattaccatcaaacaacctgatattaggctgtaatggtaatgaagtattactgtggtaataaaataaggtaatgttgtttcgagttgaagaaaaaaataatgaagaaaaaaaggtaaagtatgtaattatccaaaaaaatattattataaaaaaaaatcattagatagaataatttagatacaataatgcttttagatacaaatatacaataataaaactaagagtcattaccattttttattactaacaaccaaatgcaatcaatggaatattatcttccattaccattctttagtcatgcacaccaaacaaaagaatcttcattaccaattctcatatccattcattcattactattgccattacaatatttcatttccattacttcattaccatcaaccaaacaggCCGAAAGAGCTCCGCCAGTATAACTACTTTTAGGGTTAATTAACTGTGTAAATTATCATTGTTTGGTAAACAAATAGTTGTTATGTACTTAGTAGATAATGTTGAGAATAATGTAGAAATAATTTTAAGACGCTACTTTTAAAGTTGGCATACTAACGTTTTGTAAACAAAAGCATGGACCAACAAATGCTATTTAAATATTGCTATGTTGTCGATTAATGATATTTTAGTTTAAAGGATTTAGCCTTATTGAACCACTGACAACTatattaaaaatctaaaaaaatggtgaaattttTACTATATACgaattttttttcacaaatttttactTGAGACCGTTTTTATAAAAGACGCGTCTCAAATGGGCCGACCCATTATTACTTAGAAAAACGTGCACTGTGtaattttatttgtagttggtgttataacctattgaagttggtattataacctgttagagttgatattataacatattaaagttgatatCTCCAAAcaagttataataccaacttaaatagATCAtgacaccaactccaaatactaactttaataggttataataccaactttaataggttataacaccaactttaaaTAGGCTCAACTGCGCGCAtcagtttttagattttttttcttttttttaattattgggtCTGAGTCTGAAGAGCCGTCTCTTATAAAgacagtctctcaagagagGCGCTTTCTTTTTTATGAACAATTGATAACATGTACTTCTTTTTATACAATTAATACAACTTGTAAATCTAAACATTTATAATTGAAGTATCATATGAAGTATGTTTTTTTGTAAATGAGATATGAGGTGGGTAATGAATGACGAGCCGACAGACGGAAAATGTGTCTCAAGTCTCGACTGTTTAGAAATGATAAAACAATTAATGGTTAAAGCATCATGTTCGCAAGTTTGCGTGTAGAGGTTTGTATTTGGACACAAATTTTGATATGATAGTTTCCTGGTAGATTTTATAACTTAGTATTAAAACAAAACATTGTTAATATAATCACTTTCTAAAATTGCTTACGTATTactttttgaataaaatttttttttctaaaactcaattatgatgtcattgttattatgactaatgtttatgtctttgatttttcaactttctaattatgactataatatattcatattgattgattttttacgTTTTAGGTCACATTGTTTAatgtattataaaaaaaacatattttttcaattatttataaaatctttataatgttatttattaaatgagcaTATGatattttgaaatgattaaaatatatagccgtaaattttattttttgtttatacatatgttaaaaaatttaacaaagtCGTGCATTAAACGGTCATTATCTAGTTAttactaatttaatattttaatatatatttatagtcttaaaataattaattataattttaaggtGTTCTCTCAAAAATAGTatactatattttttaatacttaaaagacaTCCTTATGATTTACAAGTAGTATTAGCTTACCTATTTTCATGAGTtccctttaaaaaaattaggctttgtctttcttttttaaattcCTTTTTCCTTGTTTGGGTGGTTGAGCTATCTATCCAATGCTATGAAGTATGAACTACTCACATTTAATTCCTTAATAATCCAGCTTCCAAGGAACTCATCATCTCCTATTTCCACACTATACTTTCTAACTTACACTTCTTTCACATACACTATAAATACCCTACCCAAACAACCCTTTTCCCCTACACATATAATCCAGCTTCCAAGCAACTCATCTTTGAATTTGGGAGGAAAAAGTACGATTTGAATGAAAGATGGtaaagttagggtttatgttttggggaaaaaaattgatattgatggcatttgaaattgtgagtcgcataaataggcgtacaacagccttaaagcttcgaaattaacgtttgctaatgtTCTATGTGCAAAAAAATTATGgtagaacaatttggtaaacctcaggtTATTACATGGATTTTTGTAAAGTTTTGATTACTACGTGGAGAACCCAAAATATCAGAATTACCATATGAATTTTCCCATATATTTATCCATATTCTCGTAAAACACAATCTCTCAATACATAACCTTAAATAATAAGATCATATTTACATATCAATCGGACCATTACCCATCTCACAATGAGACCCTAATAACCAATTTGTGGCTAAAGGAGTGTATTTTGGAAGCAATATAGAGGCTAACAACCAAACCAACCGACAACGCTTGAACTCATTTGACAccaacaaaacaaaaaccctcCCAAATCATAGATCCGATCGTCTTTTTCAATCTTCCCTCCTATTCTGAATACTCATTCTCATCCTCCTTCAAATCTCGTAATCCTCCTCATTTTTCCTCCATTATCGATCTACAAATTCGCCATTTCCATACCTCGATTCCTAATGGAAGGATATGAAATCCAACGACTTTTCACTATTAAATACAGAGCATAATGAATTGTTAAGCTGTACATCTCTCAGTCGCGAGCCGTCCTACTCCAACTGGCGTGATTTTAATCAGCTCGTAAATACTCAAATTCAACCAGTTGAAGTAGAGGAAAGTGACGATTTCGAGTTGCCATTAAATCGACAACTACAAGCAATTGGAATGGATAAGCACGGTGATTTCGAAAGAGACGATGATGTTGTTGTTTATAATGGCAAGAACAGTTATGTACCTTTCAATGTTGAAGTTAGGGATGAAGAAGATAGGAATCAGAGTAGTGTGAGTAATACCAGTGAAATTACAGCTGCTAATGTGCTTAGAACTTTGTTTTTCATCTGCGTTTGGTATACTTTCAGCTTGTTTTTGACACTGTAAGTAATTATTTGCTTACTGTTTTATTTTCTTGTCGATTTTGAGGTTATTAGCTGTTATTTGAATTTGGTAGTGCATTAGGAGCTGATTTATGAATTGATTATAGTTGAACGATTAAAACTGAATTGAAACAGCATATTGATTGTTATTGTACGAATTTAGTGCGCAAATTGTGGGCAATCTAATTTGTGAGTGTAAATTTTGTGTGCCGTGCCAATTTATATGGCCATGTCAACTAAAGAACGGTGATCGCTAATAAGCGCTAATATCATGTTATGGGGCGAGCTGTTAATGAAATGGGAATATTCAACCTTGTTGGAGTTCAAAGCTAATATATTTGCAGTTGAtaaataaaatcacaagttGTTTATGGATTCGATATTGGAgtttttgtatatttaaatGTTGCCATGCTGTTAATGGACGAATGGATCCTAGTTTGATAGTTTTGAACAATGGGGCAACTTAGATTGGAGAAATAATGATGTTCTGTGTTATGGTTTCAACAAAGTCGTCTTTTGTTTGGTGTTGTTAGAATTTAATGTCTTTAGTAGCCATCTTGGGTGTAGCATAGGTGATGTAATTGTGTGAGAACAGAGATAGTTTGCTTTAATTGTATGAGAATTGAGATAGGATATTATCCTGTCTGTATTTTTTTTAGGATGCTTTAAATTAGAGGAAAACGGGGATATGGTTGTGTGAAAACCGAGGTGCTATTGCTCCCTAATCATGCACCACTTTATTCCAATCTTATATTATGGTCTTCCATAGTGCAAACTATTGATTGTATAACCACATTGTGGCcacatgttaattatttttgaaattactgCAACCGCAATATAGTTCACGAGAACTATGAAACCATAGTCCATACGCATTGACTGCGGAACTAGTTTCACAATTGTTATCGCAACCCCAACTGTATCCTAGATTTTTAACTATGAGTTCCTCATCATTAACTAATCTTGGAT
Protein-coding sequences here:
- the LOC130806209 gene encoding protein trichome birefringence-like 43; this encodes MGNTLLSMNIYIISLLLQMVMVVNRATPIFASTNEDHYQKRIDVVDKGEGQRIKNITTKEDHMIMSKSCDIYNGSWVYDSSYPLYEAIECPFLEKQFGCKMNGRPDSNYLKFRWDPFECHLPRFDGAHFLRRLRGKRLLFVGDSISLNQWQSLACMLHTAVPQSHYKLTRTEALSEFTFPAYNTSLMLLRDGFLIKVVKEDVRRVLVLNSVSQGNSWKGFDILIFNSWHWWLHTGRKQPWDLILDGDKKYKDMDRLVAYEKGLKTWVRWVDLNLKSTKTKVFFQGVSPDHMNALNWTAPNARTCIGATQPLVRETYYEVIQQHPAERIVEKVLQRMKRPVHLLRITPLSQLRRDAHPGIYGIGRQRLPDCSHWCLPGLPDTWNHLLYTSLYFNI